From a single Sinomonas atrocyanea genomic region:
- a CDS encoding phosphoenolpyruvate carboxykinase (GTP) produces MGETRLPLLAEAPTTYEPLLSWVEDIAELTRPDHIHWVDGSEAEYRQLTDELVAAGTLTRLNPELFPNSFAAFSDPADVARVEEQTFICSRNERDAGFTNNWMDPDAMKEKLTGLFEGSMRGRTMYVIPFVMGHLDAEDPKFGVEITDSAYVVASMRIMARIGTDVLKKIEQTRAFFVPALHSVGAPLEEGQEDVPWPCNPEKWIVHFPEERSIWSYGSGYGGNALLGKKCYALRIASVMARDEGWLAEHMLILKLTSPENKVYNVAAAFPSACGKTNLALLDPTIEGWKVETLGDDITWMRFGKEGELRAVNPEAGLFGVAPGTGWGTNPNAMRAIAKGNSIFTNVALTDDGGVWWEGMTEEVPRHLTDWQGNDWTPDADRPAAHPNSRFCTPIDQIDMLAPEYFAPDGVEVNAILFGGRRKTTVPLVTQSRSWAQGIFYGATLSSETTAAAAGAVGVVRRDPMAMLPFIGYDAGDYLAHWVRVSAKANPEKLPKIFLVNWFRRTRDGGFAWPGFGDNSRVLKWAIERIEGTADAVETPIGHVPTPSSLDLTGLDMTEAEVEDAVRFDREEWLNELPGLTEWFERFGGSLPKSITAELESLKSRLA; encoded by the coding sequence ATGGGCGAAACTCGTCTGCCGCTGCTCGCGGAAGCCCCCACCACGTACGAGCCCCTGCTCTCCTGGGTCGAGGACATCGCCGAACTGACGAGGCCCGACCACATCCACTGGGTCGACGGCTCCGAGGCGGAGTACCGGCAGCTGACCGACGAGCTCGTCGCCGCTGGAACCCTCACACGCCTGAACCCCGAGCTGTTCCCCAACTCCTTCGCGGCCTTCTCCGACCCCGCGGACGTGGCCCGCGTCGAGGAGCAGACCTTCATCTGCTCGCGCAACGAGCGCGACGCCGGCTTCACCAACAACTGGATGGACCCGGACGCCATGAAGGAGAAGCTCACGGGCCTCTTCGAGGGCTCCATGCGCGGCCGCACCATGTACGTGATCCCGTTCGTCATGGGCCACCTCGACGCCGAGGATCCCAAGTTCGGCGTCGAGATCACCGACTCCGCCTACGTCGTGGCCTCGATGCGCATCATGGCGCGCATCGGCACCGACGTGCTGAAGAAGATCGAGCAGACCCGGGCGTTCTTCGTGCCCGCGCTCCACTCCGTCGGCGCCCCGCTCGAGGAGGGCCAGGAGGACGTGCCATGGCCGTGCAACCCGGAGAAGTGGATCGTGCACTTCCCGGAGGAGCGCTCCATCTGGTCCTACGGTTCGGGCTACGGCGGCAACGCCCTGCTCGGCAAGAAGTGCTATGCCCTGCGCATCGCCTCCGTCATGGCGCGCGACGAGGGTTGGCTCGCCGAGCACATGCTCATCCTCAAGCTCACGAGCCCCGAGAACAAGGTCTACAACGTCGCCGCCGCGTTCCCGTCGGCGTGCGGCAAGACCAACCTCGCGCTCCTCGACCCGACGATCGAGGGCTGGAAGGTCGAGACGCTCGGCGACGACATCACCTGGATGCGCTTCGGCAAGGAAGGCGAGCTCCGCGCGGTCAACCCCGAGGCGGGCCTGTTCGGCGTCGCGCCCGGCACCGGCTGGGGTACCAACCCGAACGCGATGCGCGCCATCGCCAAGGGCAACAGCATCTTCACCAACGTGGCCCTCACCGACGACGGCGGCGTGTGGTGGGAGGGCATGACCGAGGAGGTCCCCCGCCACCTCACGGACTGGCAGGGCAACGACTGGACCCCGGACGCCGACCGGCCGGCCGCGCACCCGAACTCCCGGTTCTGCACCCCGATCGACCAGATCGACATGCTGGCCCCGGAGTACTTCGCGCCGGACGGCGTCGAGGTCAACGCGATCCTGTTCGGCGGCCGCCGCAAGACGACCGTCCCGCTCGTGACGCAGTCCCGCAGCTGGGCCCAGGGCATCTTCTACGGCGCCACGCTCTCCTCGGAGACCACGGCGGCCGCCGCCGGCGCCGTCGGCGTCGTGCGCCGCGACCCGATGGCGATGCTGCCCTTCATCGGCTACGACGCGGGCGACTACCTCGCCCACTGGGTGCGGGTCTCCGCGAAGGCCAACCCCGAGAAGCTGCCCAAGATCTTCCTCGTGAACTGGTTCCGCCGCACGAGGGACGGCGGCTTCGCGTGGCCCGGGTTCGGCGACAACAGCCGTGTCCTCAAGTGGGCCATCGAGCGCATTGAGGGCACCGCGGACGCTGTTGAGACCCCGATCGGCCACGTGCCCACGCCGTCGAGCCTGGACCTCACCGGCCTCGACATGACCGAGGCCGAGGTCGAGGATGCGGTCCGCTTCGACCGCGAGGAGTGGCTCAACGAGCTTCCCGGCCTCACCGAGTGGTTCGAGCGGTTCGGCGGCTCGCTGCCGAAGAGCATCACGGCCGAGCTCGAGTCCCTCAAGTCCCGTCTCGCCTGA